The following DNA comes from Kitasatospora sp. NBC_01287.
TCCTTCATCACCCCGTCCGCCTCCAGGGTGCCGATCAGCGAGGCGGCCTTGGGGCAGGTCAAGTAGTACAGGGTCGGGAACGGGGTGCCGTCGGGCAGCCGCGGGGCGGTCTCCACCACGTCGGGGTTGCCGCACGGGCAGCGGTGCGCCACCGCCCGGGTGCCGCGCGGGACGCGGCCGAGCTGGGCCGCCACGGCGGCCAGGTCGCGGTCGGCGACCGGCTGGTTCTCAAGTGTCATGTGGCTGTCTTCTTCACGGGGGCGGGCATCTCACGGAGCGGGGGCGGGGACGGGAGCGGGGGTCGCGGCCGCGTCCACCGAGTCCCAGACGGCGGCGTACCAGGGCTTGGCCGCCTGCGCGGCGGCCCGGGCGGAGCCGCGGCCCGAGGGCTGGGCGGCGGCCGACGGGGTGGGGTCGACCGAGACGAAGGGGGTCTCGCCGGGCATCGCGTAGTGCAGCCGCTCCCGGGCCTGCGCCTTGACGAACTCCGGGTCCTGCCAGCGGGCCAGCTCACCGGTCAGCTGCTCGACCTGCCGGCGGGCCTGCTCGGCCTTGACCCGCTGGGCGTTGATCTGGTCGCGCTGGTTGATGAACTGCCTGGTCGGATAGGCGAGGATCGCCACCAGCGAGCAGAGCACCAGGATCAGCACGGTGGCCCGGCTGGTGAACCGCGGCCGGCCGCTCAGACCCGGGATCTTCCAGCCTGCCATCTTCTGGTCCCTCCCACTCGCGCCGGTGCCCCGCCGTCCACCCTACGGGGTCGACGGCGGGGCACCGGCGCAGCGGCTCGTTGTCAGGTGCGGGGAGTCGCCGACGGATCCGGCTCGG
Coding sequences within:
- a CDS encoding septum formation initiator family protein; protein product: MAGWKIPGLSGRPRFTSRATVLILVLCSLVAILAYPTRQFINQRDQINAQRVKAEQARRQVEQLTGELARWQDPEFVKAQARERLHYAMPGETPFVSVDPTPSAAAQPSGRGSARAAAQAAKPWYAAVWDSVDAAATPAPVPAPAP